In Gemmatimonadota bacterium, the following are encoded in one genomic region:
- a CDS encoding MBL fold metallo-hydrolase, with amino-acid sequence MRLHFLGTGTSFGVPVIGCRCATCQSPDPRDQRTRHAALLESDDASRHLLVDAPPELRLQLLRAGIARIDAVWFTHCHADHTHGVDDLRAFSVRPDQPLLAFASAECAHTLRAKFAYIFDPDYHPPEGTTKPHLRLQVVPPGEAVDVAGFRLLPLPVPHGEVFAFGFRAGALGYVTDAKAMPAETRDALRGVRVLVLNALWFGKRHPTHFTIEEAVDVARQIGARKTYLTHLTHRVGHAQLLGALPPGIEPAHDGLVIEI; translated from the coding sequence GTGAGACTTCACTTCCTGGGCACCGGCACCTCCTTCGGCGTGCCCGTCATCGGCTGCCGCTGCGCTACCTGCCAGTCTCCGGATCCACGCGACCAGCGGACGCGGCACGCCGCGCTGCTGGAGAGCGACGACGCGTCCCGCCACCTGCTCGTCGACGCCCCCCCGGAGCTGCGCCTCCAACTGCTGCGCGCCGGCATTGCCCGCATCGACGCCGTCTGGTTCACCCACTGCCACGCCGACCACACCCACGGCGTCGACGACTTGCGCGCCTTCTCCGTCCGACCCGACCAGCCGCTCCTGGCCTTCGCCAGCGCCGAATGCGCCCACACGCTGCGCGCCAAATTCGCCTACATCTTCGACCCCGACTACCACCCCCCGGAGGGCACTACCAAGCCCCACCTGCGCCTGCAGGTAGTGCCACCCGGAGAGGCGGTCGACGTCGCGGGATTCCGATTGCTGCCGCTCCCCGTGCCCCACGGTGAAGTGTTCGCCTTCGGCTTCCGCGCCGGCGCGCTGGGCTACGTCACGGATGCCAAGGCCATGCCCGCCGAAACCCGGGACGCGCTGCGCGGCGTGCGCGTGCTCGTGCTGAATGCGCTCTGGTTCGGGAAACGGCACCCGACCCACTTCACCATCGAAGAGGCGGTCGATGTCGCCCGCCAGATCGGAGCCCGGAAGACCTACTTGACCCACCTGACCCACCGGGTAGGCCACGCCCAACTTCTGGGGGCGCTGCCACCCGGCATTGAGCCGGCGCATGACGGCCTCGTGATCGAGATTTGA
- a CDS encoding aminotransferase class IV has translation MIVYLNGKWLEEAEAAVSVQDRGFLFGDGVFESVRRHRGHYFRLRQHLRRLEQGAAALRIPLTQLESIQDAARELARRTGMEEGMLRVTVSRGAASGAPPTLLLTLRPMPADWSQQAERGWRLITAAVRHPPPESMPPQLKALGRMYPVLARLEAESAGVDDALLLSTSGEVAEGPSWNVFWRQGDRLCTPAAAVGILEGVTRAVLLEIAAELGYTVEQGRFPRAELDRAQEIFATMTSLGPVSILELDGRPLPPQAATAARRLRTRYWEQVEREAAQGLP, from the coding sequence TTGATCGTCTACCTGAACGGGAAGTGGCTGGAGGAGGCCGAGGCCGCCGTCTCCGTCCAGGACCGCGGCTTTCTCTTCGGCGATGGCGTGTTCGAGAGTGTGCGCCGCCACCGCGGCCACTACTTCCGGCTGCGCCAGCACCTGCGCCGACTCGAGCAGGGTGCCGCCGCCCTGCGCATCCCACTGACGCAGCTCGAATCGATCCAGGACGCGGCCCGCGAGCTGGCCCGGCGCACGGGCATGGAAGAGGGGATGCTCCGCGTTACGGTCAGCCGGGGCGCGGCCAGCGGCGCGCCGCCTACGCTGCTGCTCACCTTGCGGCCCATGCCCGCAGACTGGAGCCAGCAGGCCGAGCGCGGCTGGCGCCTCATCACCGCCGCAGTGCGGCACCCGCCCCCCGAATCGATGCCGCCGCAGCTCAAGGCCCTGGGCCGCATGTACCCCGTCCTCGCCCGCCTGGAAGCGGAGTCCGCCGGTGTCGATGACGCGCTGCTGCTCTCCACCAGCGGGGAAGTGGCCGAGGGGCCCAGTTGGAACGTCTTCTGGCGGCAAGGCGATCGACTTTGCACGCCTGCGGCCGCGGTCGGCATCCTGGAAGGCGTCACCCGCGCTGTGCTGCTCGAGATCGCCGCCGAGCTTGGCTACACTGTCGAGCAGGGGCGCTTCCCCCGCGCCGAGCTGGACCGCGCCCAGGAGATCTTCGCGACCATGACTTCCCTCGGGCCCGTGAGCATTCTCGAGCTGGACGGCAGGCCGCTGCCGCCCCAGGCCGCCACGGCCGCGCGCCGCCTCCGCACCCGCTACTGGGAGCAGGTCGAGCGGGAAGCCGCGCAGGGTCTGCCCTGA
- a CDS encoding YtxH domain-containing protein, with product MAQSDELPYIVVERRGGSIAPFLWGAFLGAGLALLLAPRSGKETRREIRGGMKRLKETAEGTAREMQEAVTGTLGNVRREVSSRLDAARQVVDAGREAARETRAELQQRLADARHTVQTGIDAARRAGRVEETPGPPARATRRARSGQRAAPRRPEEEEDVGI from the coding sequence ATGGCGCAGAGTGATGAGCTTCCCTACATCGTCGTGGAACGCCGCGGCGGCAGCATAGCCCCCTTCCTCTGGGGCGCTTTCCTCGGCGCCGGCCTCGCGCTCCTCCTCGCGCCCCGCTCCGGCAAGGAGACCCGCAGGGAGATCCGCGGCGGCATGAAGCGGCTGAAGGAAACCGCCGAGGGAACCGCCCGCGAGATGCAGGAAGCAGTCACCGGTACGCTCGGCAATGTCCGCCGCGAAGTGAGCAGCCGCCTCGACGCCGCACGCCAGGTCGTAGACGCGGGCAGGGAGGCCGCCCGCGAAACACGAGCCGAGCTGCAGCAGCGCCTGGCCGATGCCAGGCACACCGTGCAGACCGGGATCGACGCGGCGCGCCGCGCCGGCCGCGTAGAGGAAACGCCTGGCCCCCCTGCGCGCGCCACACGGCGGGCCCGGAGCGGGCAGCGCGCGGCGCCGCGCAGGCCTGAGGAAGAAGAAGACGTCGGTATCTAA
- a CDS encoding YihY/virulence factor BrkB family protein, with product MAPLRAPHGGPGAGSARRRAGLRKKKTSVSKVWRRCRPALAPELRARAGSALRAAGEFLRRVYQKADEDRIFFLAGAIAFNVLVAFVPLLLAILGIAGTILRMQSADRADVLLRFLSRNLPQVSPEFERAVASLLHGLIDKSTGLLSVGTIFLVWLATRLVGTLRTVLREIFDAQQERSMIAGKIFDMKMVVAAGTLFALNVGLTVGLEIVARLGFQFLGLEGGRLRLIQFLYGNLVAFLTIWVMFLLIYRYLPKRRVRWHTALVAATFTATLFELMKQAFSLYVTNVADYHSTYGNLATLVILILWVYYSAVAFVLGGEVAQVIAIQRTRRRQKERLR from the coding sequence CTGGCCCCCCTGCGCGCGCCACACGGCGGGCCCGGAGCGGGCAGCGCGCGGCGCCGCGCAGGCCTGAGGAAGAAGAAGACGTCGGTATCTAAGGTCTGGCGACGTTGCCGCCCGGCCCTCGCTCCTGAGCTCCGCGCGCGCGCCGGCAGCGCGCTCCGGGCTGCGGGCGAGTTCCTGCGCCGCGTCTATCAGAAGGCGGACGAAGACCGCATCTTCTTCCTCGCCGGCGCCATCGCCTTCAATGTCCTCGTCGCCTTCGTGCCCCTCCTCCTGGCCATTCTCGGCATTGCCGGCACCATCCTGCGCATGCAGAGCGCAGATCGAGCCGATGTGCTGCTCCGCTTCCTGAGCCGGAACCTGCCTCAGGTCAGCCCGGAGTTCGAGCGCGCTGTCGCCAGCCTGCTGCACGGCCTCATCGACAAGAGCACGGGACTGCTCAGCGTGGGCACCATATTCCTGGTCTGGCTCGCTACTCGCCTCGTCGGCACGCTGCGCACCGTGCTGCGCGAGATCTTTGACGCGCAGCAGGAGCGCAGCATGATCGCGGGCAAGATCTTCGACATGAAGATGGTCGTCGCGGCCGGCACACTTTTCGCCCTCAATGTCGGCTTGACGGTCGGGCTCGAGATCGTGGCCAGGCTCGGCTTCCAGTTCCTCGGCCTCGAAGGAGGGCGGTTGCGCCTCATCCAGTTCCTCTACGGAAATCTCGTCGCCTTCCTGACCATCTGGGTCATGTTCCTGCTCATCTACCGCTACCTGCCCAAGCGCCGCGTCCGCTGGCACACGGCGCTGGTTGCCGCGACCTTCACGGCCACGCTCTTCGAGCTGATGAAGCAGGCGTTCAGTTTGTACGTCACCAATGTTGCGGATTACCACTCGACGTACGGCAACCTGGCGACGCTCGTGATCCTGATCCTCTGGGTGTACTACTCCGCCGTAGCCTTTGTCCTGGGCGGCGAGGTCGCCCAGGTGATCGCCATACAGCGCACCCGCCGGCGGCAGAAGGAGAGGCTGAGGTGA
- the smpB gene encoding SsrA-binding protein SmpB, producing MEKPRPDARKVIARNKKALHEYHVLETFEAGVVLTGPEVKSVRAGKISLSEAYSRIEHGEAWLFGMHVSPYDPASRWNLDPRRPRKLLLRRRELRRLIGATQEKGLTLVPLDLYFRRGYAKLTLALGRGKKLHDKREDLKRRGAERDIQRALRTSR from the coding sequence ATGGAAAAGCCGCGGCCAGACGCCAGAAAGGTCATTGCCAGGAACAAAAAGGCGCTCCACGAATACCACGTGCTGGAGACCTTCGAGGCGGGCGTCGTCCTGACCGGTCCCGAGGTCAAGTCGGTACGCGCAGGGAAGATCAGCTTGAGTGAAGCATACAGCCGGATCGAGCACGGGGAGGCGTGGCTGTTCGGCATGCACGTCAGCCCCTACGACCCGGCCAGCCGCTGGAACCTGGATCCCCGCCGCCCCCGCAAGCTGCTGCTCCGCCGCCGGGAACTCCGGCGCCTCATCGGCGCCACCCAGGAAAAGGGCCTCACGCTCGTCCCCCTCGACCTCTACTTCCGCCGCGGATACGCCAAACTGACGCTGGCGCTCGGCCGGGGGAAAAAGCTCCACGACAAGCGCGAGGACCTGAAGCGGCGTGGCGCCGAGCGAGACATCCAGCGGGCGTTGAGAACCAGCCGATGA
- a CDS encoding N-acetylmuramoyl-L-alanine amidase, with the protein MSRWLLLLLLVTPVGLHGQAPAVLRIEGVGQAAPAPLDHQSGYPAYPATALALLGAELHFGPASFRALLLGDTLHFEILSPFFLAGGRVSQLVAPVYREAGIVYLPHQFFTEWLPAHYAGRITYQAGVLRLRPPTLAQRAEPAATRPPADSVAAPAGRGPAEAARVVVLDAGHGGRDPGRIGPNGVREKDVALAVALRLAALLRSRGYEVHVTRSSDTLIDLADRTRLANEWKAGRPAALFLSLHANAGPSGAEGFESFFLSAARTEDERRVADMENAAVAFEDAPAAQPVPELDHILSNLRNNFYLHASNNLAETVQRRLASFHPGPNRGVKQAGFRVLIGALMPAALVELAFISNPREARLLGTSPFQQKLAWALADAVDRFFSMHQHLLVAGEAG; encoded by the coding sequence ATGAGCCGCTGGCTCCTCCTCCTGCTCCTCGTGACCCCCGTCGGCTTGCACGGGCAGGCGCCCGCCGTGCTGCGCATCGAGGGAGTGGGCCAGGCGGCTCCCGCTCCGCTGGACCACCAGAGCGGCTATCCGGCTTACCCGGCCACCGCCCTCGCCCTGCTCGGCGCCGAGCTGCACTTCGGGCCCGCCAGCTTCCGGGCGCTCCTGCTGGGCGATACCCTGCACTTCGAGATCCTCTCCCCCTTCTTCCTGGCCGGCGGCCGGGTGAGCCAGCTCGTGGCACCCGTCTACCGCGAAGCGGGTATCGTCTATCTGCCGCACCAGTTCTTTACGGAATGGCTCCCCGCACACTACGCCGGCCGCATCACCTACCAGGCCGGCGTACTGCGCCTCCGGCCGCCAACGCTGGCCCAGCGCGCGGAACCGGCCGCCACGCGGCCGCCCGCGGACAGTGTGGCGGCGCCGGCCGGGCGCGGGCCCGCTGAGGCGGCGCGCGTGGTCGTGCTCGACGCCGGGCACGGCGGCAGGGACCCGGGCAGGATCGGGCCTAACGGCGTGCGCGAAAAAGATGTTGCCCTGGCCGTCGCACTCCGGCTCGCCGCACTGCTGCGCAGCCGCGGGTACGAGGTACACGTCACGCGCAGCTCCGACACGCTCATCGATCTCGCCGATCGTACCCGACTCGCCAATGAATGGAAGGCGGGGCGCCCCGCTGCGCTCTTCCTGTCCCTCCACGCCAACGCCGGGCCGTCCGGCGCCGAGGGGTTCGAGAGCTTCTTCCTCTCCGCCGCCCGCACGGAAGATGAGCGCCGCGTCGCCGACATGGAGAACGCGGCCGTCGCCTTCGAGGACGCGCCCGCGGCCCAGCCAGTTCCGGAGCTCGACCATATCCTCAGTAATCTGCGCAACAACTTCTATCTGCACGCCTCCAACAACCTGGCCGAGACGGTGCAGCGCCGGCTGGCCTCGTTTCACCCCGGGCCCAACCGCGGCGTCAAGCAGGCCGGGTTTCGCGTGCTGATCGGCGCGCTCATGCCCGCAGCACTGGTCGAGTTGGCCTTCATTTCCAACCCGCGCGAGGCGCGGCTGCTGGGTACCTCCCCCTTTCAGCAGAAGCTCGCCTGGGCGCTCGCCGACGCCGTGGACCGCTTCTTCTCCATGCACCAGCACCTCCTGGTCGCGGGGGAGGCGGGATGA